Part of the Primulina huaijiensis isolate GDHJ02 chromosome 15, ASM1229523v2, whole genome shotgun sequence genome is shown below.
CAGGacgttttttcggttttctacattgtttttatccagtaatcttattttccaaatatttattttattgttgaatgatttttcagtttttgacaATCATCAACTATAActcataagaataaatgttgttTTTAGTCGTGATTGGTTTTTACTTGTGACTAAAAGTATGTATAACCTATATATTCTTCAACAACATAACCAATGAATGGTGCTGTAATTTCTTCAAACATCGGGATatttgaaatatcatttttatatatttagtataaatattatcaatttaataaatttttaacgaTTATTTCTCAATCAATGTgagaaaaaaacttgaaaatcttTTCAAATGACTATATCTTAGAACTGTGTCATCGTTTAATTTGACGCAATTCATGAAAGTCATTTCTTTCGtcattttttagaagatttggaatAATGATTGCGTCCATCATATCATGGAGATGATATAGTTTCAATCtcataaacaaaacaaattttattctatcgagtttacattttgttttataatattttatatattgtggaacgacatacaaaattaattattgtattttaaaaatcttgagaAGGACACGGATAACGTAATTAAGATATGTATATGAGAtatcattcaaatatatatatcaaagtaTTTGTCTTATTCAATATCTCATCTAATAATACAACTGTTTAGATTTCATGAGCATCTTATAATagacaaaattaatttgatgaaatattgtataattcaatttgaatttCACTATTCGGCTAACTAAATTTATTTGGCGAGTAGTTCTCTATGTTATCATAATATATCTCATGAATTAGTTTTTTAGCcactttaactaaaaaaatagacaaaaacaACCTCTTAGCCACCTCGAAATCTATCGATATAATATTGGAAAAAATAAAGTGCAACCGACTCAATGtctcaatttattaaaaatgcacaaaattgatatattgtgTCCACAAAGCTTTAGAATTGTTCTCAAACCATTAAAAATAGAATGAGAAttatacacaattttttttcatgtatttctttttctgaatgaagaattttttctttttgtttattctttgagaaatattgatattttatatggcaTCAATATGTTGCAAACCATGAAGTAGCAACATAATCACTATATAACCCTTAAAGGTTTACACATacaatttttcaatttcttcttcattgtgctgcgttgaaatttaaatatgaatcattcttgatcttaatattttgctttaaatacgccttcaaatatatatgtatatgttttatGTCACTTAGTTAGACctaatttcaaatatctaaaaaaatgtgtttgaatTATATCATACAGAAATAGGGGCATAGTAATAtgcaacattattttttttaacatgtttttttCATCCACTATGtttgtcataaattttttgttcaaaatttggtTCATTTCTTAACTACATGTATGAAGaaccaataaattatataattaacagAAATCATATATTACCCTCTTCGTAGAACATAAGACCCAAAATATGTGGCTTTGATTGGTGTACCCTCAtacatattttcatataaacaacaagacaaataatagaatatcagaaaaatcaattgccgccaacaatactaaacaaaatgaatttaaaaaattcatgacaCAAACAACctccataaaaaaatgataactcaaagttcaaaaataatttatttagtacaataacaaagaaattgaagTATATACGAGCAACAAAAANNNNNNNNNNNNNNNNNNNNNNNNNNNNNNNNNNNNNNNNNNNNNNNNNNNNNNNNNNNNNNNNNNNNNNNNNNNNNNNNNNNNNNNNNNNNNNNNNNNNNNNNNNNNNNNNNNNNNNNNNNNNNNNNNNNNNNNNNNNNNNNNNNNNNNNNNNNNNNNNNNNNNNNNNNNNNNNNNNNNNNNNNNNNNNNNNNNNNNNNNNNNNNNNNNNNNNNNNNNNNNNNNNNNNNNNNNNNNNNNNNNNNNNNNNNNNNNNNNNNNNNNNNNNNNNNNNNNNNNNNNNNNNNNNNNNNNNNNNNNNNNNNNNNNNNNNNNNNNNNNNNNNNNNNNNNNNNNNNNNNNNNNNNNNNNNNNNNNNNNNNNNNNNNNNNNNNNNNNNNNNNNNNNNNNNNNNNNNNNNNNNNNNNNNNNNNNNNNNNNNNNNNNNNNNNNNNNNNNNNNNNNNNNNNNNNNNNNNNNNNNNNNNNNNNNNNNNNNNNNNNNNNNNNNNNNNNNNNNNNNNNNNNNNNNNNNNNNNNNNNNNNNNNNNNNNNNNNNNNNNNNNNNNNNNNNNNNNNNNNNNNNNNNNNNNNNNNNNNNNNNNNNNNNNNNNNNNNNNNNNNNNNNNNNNNNNNNNNNNNNNNNNNNNNNNNNNNNNNNNNNNNNNNNNNNNNNNNNNNNNNNNNNNNNNNNNNNNNNNNNNNNNNNNNNNNNNNNNNNNNNNNNNNNNNNNNNNNNNNNNNNNNNNNNNNNNNNNNNNNNNNNNNNNNNNNNNNNNNNNNNNNNNNNNNNNNNNNNNNNNNNNNNNNNNNNNNNNNNNNNNNNNNNNNNNNNNNNNNNNNNNNNNNNNNNNNNNNNNNNNNNNNNNNNNNNNNNNNNNNNNNNNNNNNNNNNNNNNNNNNNNNNNNNNNNNNNNNNNNNNNNNNNNNNNNNNNNNNNNNNNNNNNNNNNNNNNNNNNNNNNNNNNNNNNNNNNNNNNNNNNNNNNNNNNNNNNNNNNNNNNNNNNNNNNNNNNNNNNNNNNNNNNNNNNNNNNNNNNNNNNNNNNNNNNNNNNNNNNNNNNNNNNNNNNNNNNNNNNNNNNNNNNNNNNNNNNNNNNNNNNNNNNNNNNNNNNNNNNNNNNNNNNNNNNNNNNNNNNNNNNNNNNNNNNNNNNNNNNNNNNNNNNNNNNNNNNNNNNNNNNNNNNNNNNNNNNNNNNNNNNNNNNNNNNNNNNNNNNNNNNNNNNNNNNNNNNNNNNNNNNNNNNNNNNNNNNNNNNNNNNNNNNNNNNNNNNNNNNNNNNNNNNNNNNNNNNNNNNNNNNNNNNNNNNNNNNNNNNNNNNNNNNNNNNNNNNNNNNNNNNNNNNNNNNNNNNNNNNNNNNNNNNNNNNNNNNNNNNNNNNNNNNNNNNNNNNNNNNNNNNNNNNNNNNNNNNNNNNNNNNNNNNNNNNNNNNNNNNNNNNNNNNNNNNNNNNNNNNNNNNNNNNNNNNNNNNNNNNNNNNNNNNNNNNNNNNNNNNNNNNNNNNNNNNNNNNNNNNNNNNNNNNNNNNNNNNNNNNNNNATATTAaactaatatgaaaaatgacaataaagAAAACGATAAaatatgaagtttacaaataaaagtcacatatttataatagtaatagaaataaaataaaatagatgttagtaatagtagtaattttttaaaatgtataacattatgataaatttataagtaaatcaaaataataattaatttgattgagttaagtacactattaattatcatattaaataacattaaaaattacttaaaaacaccatgaacatgaaaaatataaaacaaatgaaagggtaaaaaagaaaactcacaaatgaaagttaagtacactattaattaacatattaaattaacataaaaaattacttaaataacCAAATGAAGataacaaattataaaataaataaaagggtaaaaagataagctcacaattcaaactcatatatttataatagtaatagatacGTAGAGTTTTGATATAGTGAGCACCTACTGTAAGTATCTATGTGAGCACCGCTGAGATGACATCAGGTGTTAATGGTTAGTGTTcacaatataaaaaatttatattatattaaaagagCCGATATTGACCATTGTCAAATTATCATTTAAGACTTTGGGGATTGTGTGAGTTAGTGATGATAATGTGTGGATAATAAATACCCTTCAAGATTaggggtatattgagattatcgagtttaaaaaattttcataatttaattaataatgttTCTTTCTTAAGAATGTGAATCATCGGTCAAAAGTTCATTAATTTGAAGGTAAAACGATAAAATCTTTGTATACGATATCATTCGAAACTAAAAAAATCATTGAGAATATCAAAACAATGATGAAATTCATTTTGATTTCATGATTggaaaatttctttaaaaattctTTTAAGTCAAAATAATTATCAAGGGATTAATAAGTTGGTTAAAATTTTCCTAATTAAAGTATAATGATTAAGAttttatgtatgtatatataatagAGTCGATTAAACAAAACAATTCAGATGGAGTTGATCTCGATAAATGTAttcaatatttataatattttaggtAAAATGTAATAGTCTTGACCAAATAAGCTTGGATAATACgaaatgaaatatttaatatcaaatatgtgAAATCATTTTAAGATTGATTATCGCTAAAAGTAAGTCTATATcgttttaaagttttattatATTCCTTACACAAccagtactttttttttttttttttaatattacatAACCAGTACTTGAGAACTTAAATTGTTCTGcaattaatattttgtaatttcatATATCAATaacattattttaaagtttaaaattttgacagaaagattaaaatgacaaatgatattttttttaataatttatgttaattatttaacaacaattcatttttttttcattcttgAAAAGATGTTATgtgcattaaattttttttttatcagagaTATCAAAATCTAATAGTGATTGGAAGTAGTGGCGGAGTCAGAAATATGGCCCTGTCTGGactgaaattttaaactctaaaatattttaatattttaaattgatctactaggactaatatcatattatttcaaaattatacaaaatttacatatatatttttttaaaaaaaattggatcatCCGGACTAAAAGCCCGGGTAAAGAAGcatgtggctccgccactgaTTGGAAGCAATAGTCTCTTGTTTGTAATGTGATACTACGCAGATTTCCGGTAGATATATTCCAATTTACATGGATGATAGTGGATACACATGCATTACGCTGctatgataatatgatatttttaaaaaaaaatctggaTAAAAAAGTCGTTTGTTACTACAAAAACCCCTCACGTCACTTAGTATGATATTCTACATTATCatacatataacaaaataaaatcacgTCTTTACTAATAGTTATAGTTTTTAGTGTCACGgtaaacatttattcttatagTGACCATGATTTGAACATATTTGGCTTTTGTAATCAAATGAGTTAATTAATGTACTTtgatttcacaaaaaaaaaaaaaaattaaaatggtcATAATCATATAAATGTTAATCTTATGGATATAAATTCGATTGATCTATCTAATTAATGTGTGTTCtttaatgtttttattatttagtgatttttaaatatgttggaTTGCTATATTACATAAACTTATATATTATTATGTGTGAGTATGCAGTATCACATCAAATTGAATTGCTAacaaataatgatttttttttttcaaaaatcattatatttaaatggagacattgttttataaatttcaagaaaaaattcataatatttactacgtttataaataaataaatattttaattattaatattgagAACCACTATTATCAAGGAGAACAATccaacattatatatatatgacttaGATCTTGTCCTTATCTACATCATTGGCATATAAATGATGAAAAAGCAATCTATAGCCATCAGTCTTGGACATATACACTCCTGATataaacaacataaaattttatcaaCCTTCCACAAATAAAAACATTATTGTTGTCAATCCTATATCAATTATTGTTTACCTATCTTATTGTATGCATCTACGTAATCACTATTATTCTCTCGAAAGAATTATTTCTAAGGTTGAAAACAAATCGATCACATGGCATGATGCATGCCAGAACTGTTTGAGAGCAATCAcaaaaacaaatgaaataaaCAATTGCATTGAAGGTAACATATTTCATAATAGAACCACAGTTCCACTTCGATTTtcacattaataaaaaaataacatttttttaatgcCAAAATGGAAGACCTGAGCAGTATCTCCAAGAACTTCAAGAGCAAAATAATGTCAAACGTAAATTCTTATTTAAATTAGACAATAGTGTAAAACAACATAATGACACAGTTTCCATGATAGTTGAAGGATTGATGACTGATAAAAAATTACAAGTCACTCCCGACGAGTCAAGAAAATCAAACACACCAAGCGATTCTCTTGATCTCTTATACAGCTGGTTATGAAAACATATGTGGAATTCCCTTCGAAGTGAACCCTATACATGTCCAACATGATATACATGCTGTTACAAAATAAGGAGCGGAGAAAAAGAGCAAAGTAGCTGCAAGTTACTACCTTACAACTTGAAGTCCTAGTCCAACGAAAACCTCACTATCGTCACCAACACTGTGGCAACCAACTACCTCTACCGATGCATCTCCTACAAGTAGACATCAAATAGAACCACCAGATAAGCAGAATTTACACGgtagaaaataaaacaaaagatgATAGCATAAAGTGCATTTCTAGCTAAAAGCTCATACCACTACAAAGCTAACCTGGCCCACCACATGCACCTACAATGAGTAAAATATACTTGTGTTCGCTGCTTCGTAGAACAGCTACATCCCTGCATACATTAACCGGAAAGTGGACTCACCATAACCAACATTAAAATAATCTGGATATTTATCACCAACAAGCTAATAGAAGCATTTGAACCACCAACATGCTAACACAACCAGAGTCGAGTAACAATTGCCCAAAGCTTATCTTAGCATGCATGTAGAATGTCAATCTATAAACttacaacataaaatataaaataaaaatatgggtgGTGCTattcattttttgttatttgcaCTCCACTTGTGAATAAATTTTACACATTAAGAGGAATGTAAATAACACAAAATGGAGTGCAAATATTATtacactaaaaatatttttgtcacTCTTAAAGATCTGAATAAAAAAAACCACTTAATATATAACTAAATAATCATTCTGCAAATCTAACTATGATCTTTCGCATTATAACCCATGCAGATTTCAGTATATTTCAGCTCAAAGGCTTGTATCTTCATCTACAAATTCAGAAAAAATCAACAGTGTTCATTTCTCTTGAAttccatatttttataaacatgAAGACGAATAACAACAATATAATTTCATTGGTGCAGACtacttttaaataaacatttgtTCGATGTTTCTTCACATTTCTCTGAGAATCCTAATCAAGGTTTTGTGATGGATAATCCCGATGGTGTCATTGATGGAATGTTAGTTTCTAATGTTAACAAATAAATCCGACAAATAGAAGAAAGCAGAATTATTTTAATGAATGATGTGAAGTTACTCATAATGTCAAGGGCCTCTAGATACTAGAGATCTTAACAGAACTATATTTTTGGTAACTAATATACCAATAGCTAAACAGAAACATCATCGTTGTTTTATAGGTTATAAGCTAGAAATAATCATGGGCGACCCACATTCGAACAAATATATTCTAAGgaagaagaaatcagaaaacATTCTCAGAGTAAATCAGATCATAATGATTCAGTGAACAAGAAATAACCTTTCATAATAACCTGATCTCCCAGGAAACAACAACAGCATAGCAGAATCATCTATCTTCGAATTGAAATAGGTCTCAATAAAACTGTCTCTTTATTGATGTATTTAACCCAGAAAGAACACCCAAGTAACGGTTCTGCACGATGGGGGTCATACTGTCATCATTTATCCTAACTGAAATGAATTTTTCCACATCATTAgagcaaaataattatttctctTCACTTTCTATATCATTTTTGTAGATTTGCACATGGTCACTGGACTTCTTCGATGAGTCAATGTTGCCATGGGTATCATCCTCCTCAGGTAAGGAAACCATTCTTCTTCTTGGTTTCCTTCTGCATTTATTCTTCTGCAAAAAATCAGATTGTCCCTCACGAAAATTTACAATATCATCGTCAACCAAAGAATCAGTGATGCTACCGCTTGAAGCATGGGTTGAAACCTCAAACTCTCTATCTTTGGTACCAGCATATTTTCCTCCAGTAAAAGGACCTGAAATGAGTGTTCCATTTTGCTTCATAGATGGATTTGTGTCATCATTTATGTCACCTGGGTTGGAAACCACAGAGTAATCTTTTGCATTTCTTCCAGAAATATTTTCATCAAGGGACTGATTAACCTGAGTTAAATTTGTGTCAAACTCGGCAGAATCATCTTCACTGCAGCTTGAATTACTATCAGAGGATGCCACGAAGAAGGATTCCGCAGATAGCTGCAAAAGTTCTTCTTCTAAGTTCTGGCGTCGATGCAAAATATCTTCTTGGTAATGAGGGGGAGATCTCGGGCAAGCTGACGACGAACGGGACCCCATGACACTATTTAAATTTGATGgggaaattaaattttcaatacTTGTGTTATCCCCTCCAGAAACAAGTGAATTAAAGCGAGAGTAAACAACATCATCAGACATAAACCCTTCATCATTTAAAGATCTCAGCTCTTCTAGATCACCACGTAATTTGTTGGCAACAGAACCATCCCTACCCCAGTTCGTTAAGAACGATTTTGATGTTGTGTCACTATTTCTATCAAAATGCCGTCGGGAATTGACAACAGGTGATGTATCCACAAAGGAAGTTTCAGATTCTAGCATCATTGTGCTACTCTCATCCCCAGAATGCTGAACAGAGTCAGAGATACATTTTGAGGTCTCACCAAGGTTCTCATCTTTCCACTTGCCATTTGCGtgaatttctttattattaCTTAAGATATCACTCCTAAATTTGTTACCATCAACATTTCCAGATGCTTGATCCATCCATTCTTTAAATTTGTGCAACCACTGAATGGAATGTTCTTTTTTCATAAGTTCAATTCTTTTCATCATATGTTCTATTTCAGCTTCATCATCTGAAATCGCATTTTCGTCTTTGCTTTGAATCTCATTATCACATGACATGGAATCTGGATCAGAACACAGACGAATGAACTGTTTTTCACTCTCAATGCTCACAACTCGAGAGATAGTCTTCTGCAAATCATTAAACAACATGCACGCTTCAGAAAGCAAAGAAATTAACTTCGGAAGAGCAAATATAAAGGAATCTTTTTCTGGTAAGTTAAAGGTTTAATACAAAAACGAAAGAGAGCCTATTGCAATGGTACGGCTTCCTACCCGCTTTGTATTCATCCCCTCTAAATCAGTGTCATCCTTGGCTGGTACATAAAATCCAAATCTAGCAGGCTGCTTCATCCTGCTAGTGACTATAATCTGCCTCTTCCAAAATTCACTTGGGGATATTCTCTTATCATCCAGTTTAAGCTACAGAACACATGCAAATATAACAACAGTTAAGTTCAATGTAAGCTAGGCTTTATTATTGGCACATATATGCATCACAGTTGATCAGACATCAAATTCTTCAATTGTGAATTATAACAATGACTATATCAATAGTGACTTACCATGTATGGAAGAGGAAAAAAGCTGAAAACTTGGGCTCGGAACCATCTTGCACAGCAAAGAGGATTTCCTTCCAACCACAAGTTCTGAAGTGATGGAAGACCGGCAAGAATCACCACCTCAGAGAAGTTTGAAATAATATTGTAGGAAAGGTCCAGCCCTTCAAGTGACTTCAAATTCTCAATTCCATGCAGTGTGGACAAAGCATTGTTCCTCAGATCAAGTTTAACAATTTGACAAAGAACCTACATGGAAGAACATCTGAAGTGAGTCCAAAACTTATAGCTGGACAGAAATGGAAACAAAATATCTTTAAGTAACTATATAGAACATGAATCAGACAAAGGCTCCTTTCTTCACTTTTCTACTCTTTGTTTTACATTCCCATATTTGCCCAATAAACTTTAGAATCAAAGTTCTTTTTAAACTGAAACTACTTATAGCATTTTAAACAAGTAGCGAGGAAATATATTACGACTATCAGACAAATTGATCACCAAAGGCCATTCATGTTAACTTGGGATTTTCAAGTGAGATCCACATATGTGATTGCtatatcataattaataaagtcattaataaagaagaagaaaaaaaaatgtttattccTTTTTAAAACTCTACCAGATAGGATCGATtttttgtttctgaatgtttTAAAAGTTAAGATTCCTGTTCTCCAATTCCTAAGGTCTGGAACACCAGAGGTAGGGTTGTCTAATCATCAAGGATTAACCAGCGGTATGTAGCCATTTCATCACCCCAATTTCTATAGGCCATCATTACAACACCATTTTGGTTGATAAAATGTCCCAGGCAGCAGTTCTTATCACCATccatcaaaataatatattaccATAATGTCCCTCATGTATCTAAACCCAAGCTTTAATTCCTTCCTTTCTCCAGAATCCATGGAGAAAAAGCGTAAAAAATCCCAAAATCTCCATTTCATATGAGTAATGCGTATAATATTATGGCAGGAAGAAGAATTGTCTCTAATTGACTACAACTGGGATGCCTCTTCGTTTCTGCATAGCTTTCATCGAGTTAATTAGCCTAGTTGAATAGTTATTACCCAGATCTATGCATTTGAAATCTCTACTTAAATGCAGCAGAATAATgtgaacaataataataaacaaaataaaaaagaaaatcattCAAGTCACCACTTACTAAAAGCATCTCTTTCTCTGGAAATTTCAAAAAGTTACCTCACCAAATGATGAAATGCTTCTCAGGTTATTAAATCCCAGATCGAGGTGCTTCAATTTGCTGCATTTGTACAGATTATCCACCTTTGAGAATTTGTTCCTACTGAGATCGAGAGTCTCCACGACAGGAAGAAGCTGCAAAGCCTCATCCATGAGAACAAGGCCATTACATGCACATGACACAAAACACAAGCGGTTCCACTGCGGCGAATCCTTTATCTCCACAATTCTAGTGGCGAATACATGCCGTAATGCATCCTAAGCCAGTTGTGATATGAAAAAAGAGAAAACAGGAAATCAATACCTGCAGCAGTTCAAATACATTTAACTAACAaaacataaccattttcatttttataaaagaaaaaatagacATGCATTCTGAAAGTTGTCCTCAAACCATTGAACAACAAGACATCCTCCATTTCAGAGCATCACAGTTTCAGAATCAGCCCCACTCCCAAAACTCATCTATTCTACTTTATttcgaaaaataatatataaaaggtACTCACGGTAGAAAAATGACAAATCAGTTTCTCCAGCGTAAACCTCAGTTCAAGCAGCCCCTTTGCAGCCGACGTCGACAGATCGCATCCCCGGAGTTCCAAAACCTTAAGACATCCAAACGGCAACAAATATAGCGGCGTAGGATCCCTGCCCGGCGCCGGGAGAACCGAAACCACCTTCAATGAAGGCAACAACCTAAGAATCCTTCGTAACTGCTCGAGCGCGCGGTGATCACCCAAATCAGAAACATACGCCCGCAGATAATCGACCGGAGCTCCAGAAATCAAGCTCTCAAGCTCCTCCAACGCTTCTAGCCTGGATTGCACATACCTCAACCCCACGGGATTCAATTTCAAGACGAGGGTACCTTCGATCAGCCTCTCCGCTTGATTTTCCACAAATTTAACGAGCGACTCGAGGTACTGATCACCGGTGACTAACGCCATGGCATGAAATTTAGGGCTAGGGATGGAGATCGGCGGATTGAGGGTGGAGAGGGGGGATTTTGGAGGAGCAGAGGAGGAGAGAAGTTGCATGAAAGACGACAACGTGTGAATGATTGATTTGGAGCTGAGTTGGTCTTGGGAGGTTGATGATTGGACATATGGAGAAAGCCAGAAGGACACGTGGCGTAGTTTAGTCAATAATAGCATTGCCAAGTTATCGTTTTAGTTAATATAGATTATTGAAAATTGCACTTTCAGTTCTTCAACTTTGTTTTTCCGTGATTTTGGCCTttgataaatttcaatttaaataaaatcacttaaaaattaatttattttacaatttttaatttattttatatacccCTAACTCTAATTAGATAACTTGCTACGTTTGTTGGAAATGAGTTTCGAGAACTATTAATCTTCGAATATTAATCGAGTGATATTTGCCTCATGATTATAAAAGTGAAAATTACTTGAAAATTAGAATCAACGTTTCAAGTAGACATTTTTAAGATATTAATTTTACTCGAAAATGATTTCAGGTGAACaataaatcaattattaaaGTTAGACAAA
Proteins encoded:
- the LOC140959151 gene encoding uncharacterized protein, whose protein sequence is MQLLSSSAPPKSPLSTLNPPISIPSPKFHAMALVTGDQYLESLVKFVENQAERLIEGTLVLKLNPVGLRYVQSRLEALEELESLISGAPVDYLRAYVSDLGDHRALEQLRRILRLLPSLKVVSVLPAPGRDPTPLYLLPFGCLKVLELRGCDLSTSAAKGLLELRFTLEKLICHFSTDALRHVFATRIVEIKDSPQWNRLCFVSCACNGLVLMDEALQLLPVVETLDLSRNKFSKVDNLYKCSKLKHLDLGFNNLRSISSFGEVLCQIVKLDLRNNALSTLHGIENLKSLEGLDLSYNIISNFSEVVILAGLPSLQNLWLEGNPLCCARWFRAQVFSFFPLPYMLKLDDKRISPSEFWKRQIIVTSRMKQPARFGFYVPAKDDTDLEGMNTKRKTISRVVSIESEKQFIRLCSDPDSMSCDNEIQSKDENAISDDEAEIEHMMKRIELMKKEHSIQWLHKFKEWMDQASGNVDGNKFRSDILSNNKEIHANGKWKDENLGETSKCISDSVQHSGDESSTMMLESETSFVDTSPVVNSRRHFDRNSDTTSKSFLTNWGRDGSVANKLRGDLEELRSLNDEGFMSDDVVYSRFNSLVSGGDNTSIENLISPSNLNSVMGSRSSSACPRSPPHYQEDILHRRQNLEEELLQLSAESFFVASSDSNSSCSEDDSAEFDTNLTQVNQSLDENISGRNAKDYSVVSNPGDINDDTNPSMKQNGTLISGPFTGGKYAGTKDREFEVSTHASSGSITDSLVDDDIVNFREGQSDFLQKNKCRRKPRRRMVSLPEEDDTHGNIDSSKKSSDHVQIYKNDIESEEK